TGTAATGATACTGTCAATCAAACCCAGTCTGAAATCAAAAAGGCCACTGGTGTGATTCTCTGATGAATATTCTTTAAGTTGGATTTCATGAAAAGGAAAAGCTTTCATACTCACcgagaaaactgcattttgaagCCCAAAAGGTATAGGTGTGAGTCTCGCTAAGGCCACAACTTTGAGTCCACTTCCTCCCTCCACCACTCGTATGACAGCACTGAGCTGTTCACTGTTCCCAACTTTATTTAGCACCCAGTCCGTCAACAAACGCTTGCAAACCAGGTGTGCAACAAAGGTCCCTATTAAAACTCCCACCATGACAAGCCCCATGCCCAGTACAAAGCCATATAGGTAGCCAGCTGCCACATTGAGAACAATATATCCCCATCCACATGGGAAAGACACGATAATCAAGCCAACTATAAACAGCATAGCTCCCACCAGGCTGTCCATGCTCTCCACCCACAGCAGGAGATCCTTGAGGTACTGCCGCACCAGGGCTACCGAGGAGAAGCACACAGCGGTCAAGATGCACGCCAACAGGGCACTCTTGAAACAACAAGTGGTGATACAACATGGGTGTCTGAACTCTCCGGTGGTGGTAAATGTCGTCACTCCGCTGTCAGTGATGACCTCAGGATCTCCATCAGACTTCCCCAGGCTGTTCCTTCTCTCGTCGAAGGCGCTGCATATCAGGATGTCAATTTTGTCACACTCCTCAGTGGCAGTCCTCTGCAGCCAGCGGTTCAGCTGGATTTGGGTTTTGCCCACTGCATGTTTGAGGAGCTTGGTGAAAAGCTGCACAGTTGTGGACCCCGACACTGCCATGTTTGGGCCTTCAGGTGTGCCTTGGTGACCAGCAGCTGGGATCAGATGATCTGCCCAACCAGGAGGCAGCTCTGTGGTGAGGACTTTGGAGACAGGTTTCCAGTCTTTACATCCAGGACAAGTCCATGTCTAGAAACGACAGTATGTCAAGCCTCAACATAAATCAGAACTTCTAAGAGCGAGGCATCAGCTGTGGCAGGTCATTGCTCTCCAACTGTGTAGCACTAGTTAATAAAAGCCTCCCCTCTCGGTTGCCATTGTATTTCCTGTGTGCCTTCCAGCGCTTATCTTGGATACACCAGCTGAATAACATGCCTGTCCA
This DNA window, taken from Sphaeramia orbicularis chromosome 11, fSphaOr1.1, whole genome shotgun sequence, encodes the following:
- the LOC115428693 gene encoding LOW QUALITY PROTEIN: transmembrane protein 64-like (The sequence of the model RefSeq protein was modified relative to this genomic sequence to represent the inferred CDS: deleted 1 base in 1 codon), which encodes MAVSGSTTVQLFTKLLKHAVGKTQIQLNRWLQRTATEECDKIDILICSAFDERRNSLGKSDGDPEVITDSGVTTFTTTGEFRHPCCITTCCFKSALLACILTAVCFSSVALVRQYLKDLLLWVESMDSLVGAMLFIVGLIIVSFPCGWGYIVLNVAAGYLYGFVLGMGLVMVGVLIGTFVAHLVCKRLLTDWVLNKVGNSEQLSAVIRVVEGGSGLKVVALARLTPIPFGLQNAVFSITDVSLPNYLVASSVGLLPTQLLNSYLGTTLRTMEDVIAEQSVSGYFVFSLQIIISIGLMFYVVHRAQVELNAAITACQMELKSSHMNGSSTNHSSFSYCSKRVTTSSGNCINVV